The sequence below is a genomic window from Setaria italica strain Yugu1 chromosome IV, Setaria_italica_v2.0, whole genome shotgun sequence.
ACCAAGGGAGAGGTAGAGGGAGCAGACCTAGCGGCAATTGAAGTGCCAAAAATGGCGGAGAAGTGTTAGTGGAAGCAAGAAGTGACTGCTCAAAgagtgaaaaggaaaaaaagaaatagccaTACAAACAATAGCATAGCTTAGTGGAGTATTGATTATCATGAAGCACATATATCTAGTGTTGTTTTAACTGCTTTTGAGCATATCAAGGAGATCTAAATTCCTACCTCATTGGTTCATCCCAAACCCTATCTCATTTCAGGTTGTTCCTTCGCGGTCTACAAGTGTACGGCCGTGGCAACTGGAAGAGCATCTCTAAGTACTTCGTTACCACAAGGACACCGATGCAAGTCTCTAGCCATGCCCAGAAGTACTTCAAGAGGCTGAAGAATGCTGCCCGTAGGCAACGCTATAGCATCAACGACGTTGGCCTCTACGATGCTGAGCCCTCAGTGCAGAACAACACTTCCAGCTGGGAAGGGCTCACCTTCACCAAAGGCGCCTACGCCACACCTAGCCCCTATGGTGCTAGTGGTCAGCACGCCACCATGAACAATGTGGCCCAAGTCAGGTCGCCCATCCTTAACCATGCCAGCCATGCTGGAACCAGCAACCAGGCGGCCGCCGGGGCTGGTGACCAACAGATGGGGACTACTAGTTCTTATGTGGCTCCTATGACGGAGGGGGATGGGGGCTTGCAAGAGGCTTTGGCTGGTGATCATCTGGGCGATTTCCTTGATGACCTAATGATGAATATGGACATTTTCTAGGTGTCACATATGGTCCAGTAGCCTTATAAGATGCATGGCAATCTAGATTATTGTTGAAGACAATATATTTACAAGCACCACTCCTACTAGTAATTGGGAGTGAATTATAATTTCGTAGCTATAACCATAGCAACTTGTATTGATTTGGTACcgttatatgtatttgttcgtgtttTATTATTGTGGTGCTTGTGTTATTTGTTTAATATATCGACTATAGTTATATGGACATTACCGTGAGCTTATACTTAATATATATGTATTTTATTGTTAACTATAGCTAGGACATCCTCAACCTCAGACCTCACGACGCTTCTCTTGACTTCTACTCcgtctgttccaaattgtaggttgttttaggtTTCCTGGATTCATAGATGTtgttatacatctagatatactGTATATCTCACTACTGGGGATTCCACATGTACCGGTTGgtaacccccctttagtaccatttagtaccggttgtccAACCGGTATTGGCAATTCCGGTACTAGAGAGGACCTCTAGTATCGGTTGAAATAACTGGTAccaaagggtattaaaaaattaaaaaaacaaaatcctcccacccgccggcccctaaaaggatctaggatgtcgactagaggggggtgaatagtcgaaTCTGAAAATTTTACACGTAAAATAAGGATATCAAACACGTCCGGGAAAAAATTTCGGAAATTTCCGGAAAAATCTTCAGATTTTTCCGGATTTCTACGAAAACAACTACAACCTTAAGGTTGACCTGTTAGATTTTAGATCGATGAATATAGGTTATTCCACATGTTGTTATAAGACTTTTCAGCAAGATATAACAGCTTCAAACACACTAGAAAAGGAGATTCACAAACCCTAGATATGTGTTCTATGCAAGAATCCATCTGTGTGCAAGTTTGAATTCTGTGCCTTCCTAACTACAACGTTTGTATGCCACACAAGCACTAGCAATGACAACACGCAAGATAGGAATCAAAATTTATCACAATGTGCACAAATGAGATGGAACTGATGCTTGCCTCGTTGTGCTTGCGTCCTGCAGGAGTTGTACGCAGCTCGTAGCGACGGGCTTCAGGTGGAGaccatgatgatgtagaggaGTGTGCTAGTGTTGCCGCCTTTGTTAGGTACCACAGTGTAAGTTCCCTTTTTTTTAGAATTGAACTCAACCAATTAGAGTCAATCATTCATGGCTCAGTTAATTAAAGAAAAATTATAATCCAACGCCATGTCTCCGTTCAAGTTTAACACAGCACTTGGAACTAAATATACATTTGCTCTTTGCCATATGGAAACTATAGTAACGATTCAATTTTACTGAACCAAACGGCCTAAATAGACCCTAGATAAACAACCAGTCCTGTACCTTCCCCAAAGCCCAGTCAGCAGAATCAAAGTAAGCTCTTTCATGGTCCTCACATGAAATTTTAAATATAGGTAAGAGGACATGGACATTAGAGACAAAAATAAATTAACTTCTCTTGTTGTGGTGAATGCATACCATCTCTTTCATTATGATTAGAAGCTTCTACTTTCTCATCAGatataacacaaatatgatataaaTCTACTTTCTCAGGACAGTTACGGAATTCAGACATAAATCTAGACATGATGAACAATATCAGTTTATAGGATACATACAAATCACTACATCCAAATAACAGACTATTTAAGCTACTGCGGATGGGGAGTccagtagcattaaaacttggatcctttgtgtaggatcaaccccacttaatgattcggttactaaagaaatgctttgtgaaaacccttttgaaaatgaacccttgcatgtgttgaaaatctagctttattgcaaataaacatTCGCCTTAttcttgatatatcctgtgcatattcttgattgtatccccctccatggatgaggttggacttgttgagtacttttgtactcacccttgttttgttgcttcagaggaagatccggacttcgttgccgaggatttcgagtaggaggtcgcttccgcacccaacgctgcatgtggtgttggcctttgtaGAATGCTTCCGCTGCGGTATAGTCTCGAGTGCTGTCTCTTGGCAGTAGCTTGCTCactgctgttgtttatttacttatcatgtcggcgtggctttcgcgcccactccctcgaaagttgtacggtttatgaaccatctgttgaataaatgtgttatcagcctcctgggactaatatttgtatcacatttagtctctacttatgtggggacgcttcagttTGGCATGGTATGGGGCTTCACTTGCCTTCGTTGAGATTTGTGAAACTTGATGGGCTTGTTGTATTCTTGCTTACCAACAACTTTTGCCCCAAGTTGCTTCATGCCATGTACCACTCTTCTCACCCCCATGCCTGTAGTATGATTGTTCTTCACAAATGGAATGGGCTCAATTGAGCCTTGCTCAAACTTACCTAGCCCCTTTCCATCTTTGAAGTCAAATTTCTTCATGTAGCTTGACCCAAAACTCTTGGTATGATTTTCAAACTCACCTATTTTTGGTGTGTTCTTCTCCTCATTGAGATTTGAGTTTGACAACCTAGCAATCTCATTCTTCATAACATTTATTTGGGCAATATTAGTAGCATAAGCATTTATATTAATGTTATGACATCTTGCACAACCATTACTAGTAGAGACACTAGAAGATATGGATGCACTCTTCTTGCACAACCATTAGAGCTAGATGATGTACTCTTCTTAACAATATCATGTTGAGCTTCAAGTGACATGTGTTTGGCTTTCAAACTAGTGAGGTTCTCTTGAAGCTAAACATTTTCATCCTTAAAACTAGCACTAGTGTCCTTAACCAAAAAAAGCTCCTTAGTTAGTTCATCcactttcatcttctctttagcaAGAGATTTCTCAAGGCTAAGAATTTTATCAACTTTAGTCTTGAGCAAGTCCTCTTGCACCTTGAAcccctttttttcattttcaagaGACTTCTCAAGGGCAATGGTTTTCTCTCGCTCAAGCCTAAACAACTCTTCTTGCACCTCAAGAGTCTCATCCCTATCTTCTATTTCCATCATCAATTTCATTATTCTTTTAGATGCTTGTTTGCCTAAACCTTTTAAAGCATTTTCATCATCACTAGCATtaccatcatcatcattattGTGAGAGAGAGTTTTGGAGTCTACCTTTGGCCCTCTAGCCATGAAGCAAGTGTGGGTGAAGCCATCTTCATCATCAGCGAGATCATCAAATAGAGATGACTTGGAGATTGGGGCTTCAAATGCCATTGTTGCCACACCAACCTCCTCATCGGAGTCTGAGCTTTCTTCATTTGAGTCCCATTCTTGACCCAAATGAGTTTCACCAACCTTTTTATTGTACTTGCTCTTGTCACGCTTGGATGTGTCATTTCTCTTTATCTTGACATCTGGGCAATTAGCAATGAAATGGTCCTCCTTGCCACATCCAAAGCATGGCCTCTTTGACTTCCTTTTACtcttttctttgtctttgttCTTCTCAAAGAAGCCACCCCTCTTCATCATTCTCCTTACTCTTTTCATGA
It includes:
- the LOC101759880 gene encoding uncharacterized protein LOC101759880; translated protein: MDSTKSNGEWSASEINMVKSLIARYNANNSYADDMNKKHDNIVNEIQAMFPMKEKHQAISLYVDLVVQMMQSGTGDGSVQHSVAASGDLVSNNFEIQVEDPPMDNMDMLLGYPTMDIGALRVAREVPRRQPTPRMARLHTRFWTKAEHRLFLRGLQVYGRGNWKSISKYFVTTRTPMQVSSHAQKYFKRLKNAARRQRYSINDVGLYDAEPSVQNNTSSWEGLTFTKGAYATPSPYGASGQHATMNNVAQVRSPILNHASHAGTSNQAAAGAGDQQMGTTSSYVAPMTEGDGGLQEALAGDHLGDFLDDLMMNMDIF